From a region of the Thermomicrobium roseum DSM 5159 genome:
- a CDS encoding RrF2 family transcriptional regulator yields the protein MKVSTRGEYGLRAMVSLARMYGRGPMPLSVIAQDSAVPLAYLEQLMLPLRRAGLVVSTRGAHGGYELARPPEQVKVGEIYRVMEGPIAPMDCVREDADEDICPMIDGCATRIVWLKLRDSIVEVLDSTTLADLISHAPRPRAEQPV from the coding sequence ATGAAGGTTTCGACGCGCGGCGAGTACGGATTGCGAGCGATGGTCTCGCTGGCCCGCATGTACGGGCGCGGCCCCATGCCGTTGAGCGTCATCGCGCAGGACTCGGCCGTGCCGCTGGCGTACCTGGAGCAGCTCATGCTGCCGTTGCGCCGGGCTGGGCTCGTCGTTTCCACCCGCGGCGCCCATGGGGGCTACGAGCTGGCTCGCCCACCCGAGCAGGTGAAGGTCGGCGAGATCTACCGCGTGATGGAAGGGCCGATCGCTCCCATGGACTGCGTGCGCGAGGACGCCGACGAGGATATCTGCCCGATGATCGACGGTTGCGCGACGCGGATCGTCTGGCTCAAGCTGCGCGACAGTATCGTCGAGGTCCTCGACTCGACGACGCTGGCCGATCTCATCAGTCACGCGCCGCGTCCACGCGCCGAGCAGCCGGTCTGA
- the prfB gene encoding peptide chain release factor 2 (programmed frameshift), protein MAQPMLIDLEELVERLDRIGVRLDLPSKRQQIEQLEHEAADPDLWQDPQRAQSLLRRLSQLRDLVQEWETLSQQARDLLELRALASDDLELAGQVEQEATELAERVRQLELRLLLTGQYDGHDAILAVHAGTGGVDAQDWAEMLLRMYLRWAQRAGFAAEVVDLLEGEEAGIKSATVEVRGPYAYGYLKGEAGTHRLVRLSPFDAAHRRHTSFALVEVLPLVEEDDDVEIREEDIRIDTFRASGHGGQHVNKTESAVRITHLPTGIVVTCQNERSQIQNRETAMKILKARLLELKIRQRQEEQARLKGKPVVTGWGNRIRSYVLHPYTMVTDHRTEVSTPNIQAVLEGEIDPFIEAYLHQQAAEGEETAAASDR, encoded by the exons ATGGCACAGCCGATGCTCATCGATTTGGAAGAACTGGTCGAGCGGCTCGACCGAATCGGGGTGCGTCTT GACCTGCCCAGCAAGCGTCAGCAGATCGAGCAGCTCGAACACGAGGCCGCTGATCCGGACCTCTGGCAGGATCCGCAGCGCGCCCAATCGCTGCTCCGGCGTCTGAGCCAGTTGCGCGACCTCGTCCAGGAATGGGAGACGCTTTCCCAGCAGGCACGTGATCTCCTCGAGTTGCGCGCGCTGGCCAGCGACGACCTGGAGCTGGCTGGGCAGGTCGAGCAGGAGGCAACGGAACTCGCCGAGCGGGTCCGGCAGCTGGAGCTGCGTTTGCTCCTCACCGGTCAGTACGACGGGCACGACGCCATCCTGGCCGTCCATGCCGGAACCGGCGGGGTCGACGCCCAGGACTGGGCCGAGATGCTCTTGCGCATGTACCTGCGCTGGGCACAGCGGGCCGGCTTTGCGGCCGAAGTCGTCGATCTCCTGGAGGGGGAAGAGGCAGGGATCAAGAGTGCGACCGTCGAGGTCCGTGGCCCCTACGCGTACGGCTACCTGAAGGGAGAGGCCGGGACGCACCGACTGGTGCGACTTTCCCCGTTCGATGCGGCGCACCGGCGACACACCTCGTTCGCGCTCGTCGAGGTCCTGCCACTCGTCGAGGAGGATGACGACGTCGAGATCCGTGAGGAGGACATCCGCATCGATACCTTCCGCGCCTCCGGCCATGGTGGCCAGCACGTCAACAAGACCGAGTCCGCGGTGCGCATCACGCACCTGCCGACCGGGATCGTGGTCACCTGCCAGAACGAGCGCTCGCAGATTCAGAACCGCGAGACGGCGATGAAGATCCTCAAGGCGCGGCTCCTGGAGCTGAAGATCCGGCAGCGTCAGGAAGAGCAGGCCCGCCTCAAGGGGAAGCCGGTGGTGACCGGGTGGGGAAACCGGATCCGCTCCTACGTCCTGCACCCGTATACGATGGTCACCGACCACCGCACCGAGGTCAGCACGCCGAATATCCAGGCGGTCCTGGAAGGGGAAATCGATCCGTTCATCGAGGCCTACTTGCACCAGCAGGCAGCCGAGGGTGAGGAGACGGCTGCGGCGAGCGACCGCTAG
- a CDS encoding peptidase MA family metallohydrolase: MRRRLRRATASLLLLAFLALGPSASLAAPRVQFQDLGAAVAFPERIVFTLVAEAAQPIERVELRYRPVDGEVTFVARPPVEPGTTVRLRYARDMRVNYLPPFIDLAYRWRLVLADGSVVESPEQRLAYRDTRYRWVERSRGPVQLFSTVTDPEYIETALAVSERAIVRFGQRFGVALSGPVRIVLYPSPEALRTALPLQSEEWIGGVAIPEYRLVLGGVAAGPGAEEELARLLSHEVLHLVIAQATENPFSTPPAWLDEGLATLYQEVAEPWLDTALERARRSGTLPSLRALSASFGTDPEAALLGYAANRSVVEYLVTTYGEEGIARLLAAYREGVSDDEALAESLGIDVDQLDRAWRAWLAQRAIRPAEPRAANPLLPVSAAGSVAGIVLVRRACRTRCRSRRPRPTAPQH, encoded by the coding sequence GTGAGGAGACGGCTGCGGCGAGCGACCGCTAGTCTCCTGCTCCTCGCGTTCCTGGCACTCGGCCCGAGCGCGAGCCTGGCCGCACCGCGGGTCCAGTTCCAGGACCTGGGTGCGGCCGTCGCGTTTCCCGAGCGCATCGTCTTCACGCTGGTCGCCGAAGCCGCGCAGCCGATCGAGCGAGTGGAGCTCCGCTACCGACCGGTCGACGGCGAGGTCACCTTCGTCGCCCGTCCACCGGTGGAGCCAGGAACGACCGTCCGTCTGCGCTACGCGCGCGACATGCGCGTCAACTATCTGCCGCCGTTCATCGACCTCGCCTATCGCTGGCGGCTCGTCCTGGCTGACGGCAGCGTCGTCGAATCGCCCGAGCAACGGCTGGCGTATCGCGACACGCGCTACCGGTGGGTGGAGCGGAGCCGCGGGCCAGTCCAGCTCTTCAGCACCGTGACCGACCCGGAGTACATCGAAACAGCGCTGGCGGTGAGCGAGCGGGCCATCGTCCGCTTCGGCCAGCGCTTCGGTGTCGCGCTCAGCGGCCCAGTGCGGATCGTCCTCTACCCATCACCGGAGGCACTGCGGACTGCCTTGCCGCTTCAGAGCGAGGAATGGATCGGCGGTGTCGCCATCCCGGAGTACCGGCTCGTGCTGGGAGGTGTGGCAGCGGGGCCGGGCGCGGAAGAGGAACTGGCACGCCTGCTCAGTCACGAGGTGCTGCACCTGGTCATCGCGCAGGCGACCGAGAACCCCTTCAGCACGCCGCCGGCGTGGCTCGACGAGGGCCTGGCGACGCTCTACCAGGAGGTAGCCGAGCCGTGGCTGGACACCGCACTGGAGCGCGCTCGCCGGTCGGGGACGCTCCCCTCGCTGCGGGCCCTGAGCGCCAGCTTCGGAACCGATCCGGAGGCAGCCCTGCTCGGCTATGCGGCCAACCGGAGCGTCGTCGAGTACCTGGTGACGACCTACGGCGAGGAGGGGATCGCTCGGCTCCTGGCGGCCTACCGCGAGGGAGTAAGCGACGACGAGGCGCTCGCCGAGAGCCTGGGAATCGACGTCGACCAGCTGGACCGCGCGTGGCGGGCCTGGCTCGCCCAACGCGCGATCCGCCCAGCAGAGCCGCGCGCGGCCAATCCGCTCCTCCCGGTGAGCGCGGCAGGCAGCGTGGCGGGTATCGTGCTCGTCCGGCGTGCCTGTCGGACCCGGTGCCGGAGCCGGCGGCCGCGCCCCACAGCACCGCAGCACTGA
- the hrcA gene encoding heat-inducible transcriptional repressor HrcA produces the protein MSVQLTERQRQILRHVVEEYLRSGRAVGSKALVERASLSVSPATVRNDMSVLEALDFLAHPHTSAGRVPTEHGLRYYVQHLMEESQLSSEEQLMIRHQFRQVEQQVPSWLKLAASVLAETSGNVGLVTPPRARVERLRHFELISLRRRVVLLVLVTQSGTIHQSLLELPQPLEQEELSALSQRLNPELRWLDRAAIERRAQGAEPTVALVLQRLAEALHFIEHQQRSELYAEGLEHVIRQPEFAQANLAHLLLEVLRGGMLLTWLLPRLDPSEEVRVLIGSDLALRELRPFSLILTAYRSGAESTGWLGVLGPQRMAYARAVAAVRFLASVVSELMSELSGGPDREGG, from the coding sequence ATGAGCGTGCAGCTGACGGAACGACAGCGACAGATCCTGCGTCACGTGGTCGAGGAATACCTGCGCTCGGGTCGCGCGGTGGGCTCGAAGGCGCTGGTCGAGCGCGCGTCGCTCAGCGTGAGCCCGGCCACGGTGCGCAACGACATGAGCGTGCTGGAGGCGCTGGATTTCCTCGCCCACCCGCACACCTCAGCGGGGCGTGTCCCCACCGAGCACGGGTTACGCTACTACGTCCAGCACTTGATGGAGGAGAGCCAGCTCTCGTCGGAAGAGCAGCTGATGATCCGGCATCAGTTCCGGCAGGTCGAGCAGCAGGTTCCGAGCTGGCTCAAGCTGGCGGCCTCGGTGCTGGCGGAGACGAGCGGCAACGTCGGGCTGGTGACGCCGCCGCGCGCCCGCGTGGAGCGCCTGCGCCACTTCGAGCTGATCAGCCTGCGCCGGCGTGTGGTGCTGCTCGTCCTGGTGACGCAATCGGGGACGATCCACCAGTCGCTGCTCGAGCTGCCGCAACCGCTGGAGCAGGAGGAGCTGAGCGCGCTCAGCCAGCGCCTCAATCCGGAGTTGCGCTGGCTGGACCGCGCGGCGATCGAGCGACGCGCCCAGGGTGCCGAACCGACCGTGGCACTCGTCCTCCAGCGTCTCGCCGAGGCGCTGCATTTCATCGAGCACCAGCAGCGGTCCGAGCTGTACGCCGAAGGGCTGGAACACGTCATCCGGCAGCCGGAGTTCGCGCAGGCCAATCTGGCGCACCTTTTGCTGGAAGTGCTCCGCGGTGGCATGCTCTTGACCTGGCTCCTGCCGCGGCTGGATCCGAGCGAGGAGGTGCGCGTGCTGATCGGTTCGGACCTGGCACTGCGCGAGCTGCGCCCGTTCAGCCTGATCCTCACCGCCTATCGCTCGGGAGCGGAGAGCACCGGCTGGCTGGGCGTGCTGGGTCCGCAGCGGATGGCCTACGCGCGCGCCGTCGCGGCGGTGCGCTTCCTCGCTTCGGTCGTTTCCGAGTTGATGAGCGAGCTCTCCGGTGGGCCGGATCGGGAGGGAGGATGA
- a CDS encoding nucleotide exchange factor GrpE, with protein sequence MDERHEPMEQAQASEPVAEAVAEPVPVASEVATPEEVQPPPLGPADEVEALRQEIEHLKQLSEEYLDQARRARAEFLNYKRRVEQELEEFKHLAHMELIAKLLPVLDDFHLAIAHLPPDVADSPWVQGLLLIERKLWSVLEAEGVQPIEAVGKPFSPEEHEAVAVSGEGPHHVVVEEIRRGYRLRGRVLRPALVRVERRASPPETPGETMTDGKRGEE encoded by the coding sequence ATGGACGAGCGACACGAACCGATGGAGCAGGCGCAAGCGAGCGAGCCGGTCGCCGAGGCAGTCGCCGAGCCGGTGCCGGTGGCCAGCGAGGTGGCGACACCGGAAGAGGTTCAGCCACCACCGCTCGGCCCGGCTGACGAGGTGGAAGCGTTGCGGCAGGAGATCGAGCACCTCAAGCAGCTCAGCGAGGAGTATCTGGACCAGGCGCGGCGGGCGCGCGCCGAGTTCCTGAACTACAAGCGCCGGGTGGAGCAGGAGCTGGAAGAGTTCAAGCACCTGGCGCACATGGAACTGATCGCCAAGCTCCTGCCGGTCCTCGACGACTTCCATCTGGCGATCGCCCACCTGCCGCCGGACGTCGCCGACTCCCCCTGGGTGCAGGGGCTGCTCCTGATCGAGCGCAAGCTCTGGAGCGTGCTGGAAGCCGAGGGGGTTCAGCCGATCGAGGCGGTCGGCAAGCCGTTCTCGCCCGAGGAGCACGAGGCGGTGGCGGTGAGCGGCGAAGGGCCGCACCATGTGGTGGTCGAGGAGATCCGGCGCGGGTACCGGCTGCGCGGGCGGGTACTGCGCCCGGCACTGGTCCGGGTCGAGCGTCGGGCGAGTCCACCGGAAACGCCAGGAGAGACCATGACGGACGGAAAGCGAGGTGAGGAGTAA
- the dnaK gene encoding molecular chaperone DnaK has translation MGRVIGIDLGTTNSVMAVIEGGEPVVIPNAEGERLTPSVVAITPTGERLVGRFAKRQAITNPENTIYSIKRFMGRRFDDPEVQRTIKLVPYQVRRAQNGGVEVKMGDRWYTPQEISAMILQKLKQDAEAYLGETVDKAVITVPAYFDDSQRNATKDAGRIAGLEVLRIINEPTASALAYGLDKKGEEKVAVYDLGGGTYDISILDISEGVFQVLATNGDTHLGGDDFDQRIIDWLCDEFKRETGIDLRQDRMALQRLKEAAEKAKIELSSVQQTEINLPFITADATGPKHLVKTLTRSKLEQLVADLVEKTIPPMEQALKDAGLSPRDVDEVVLVGGQTRMPLIQRKVQEFFGKEPHKGINPDEVVAIGAAIQAGVLAGEVKEVLLLDVTPLTLAIETLGGVATPIIPRNTTIPTRKSQIFTTASDNQTQVEIHVVQGERPMAADNKTLGRFILDGIPPAPRGVPKIEVTFDIDANGILTVSARDLATGREQKITITASTGLTEEEIQRMIREAEEHAEEDRRKREAIELRNQAEALLYQAEKTLNEFSDRIPSELKLELENKMQAVREIVERDPMNTARLRPAYDELARTLSQVGARMYEQAGATASTGPDGGGRTSGAPGEETVEGEYREV, from the coding sequence ATGGGACGAGTCATCGGAATCGACTTGGGAACCACCAACTCGGTGATGGCGGTGATCGAAGGCGGTGAGCCGGTCGTGATCCCCAACGCGGAGGGGGAGCGACTGACACCCTCGGTCGTGGCGATCACGCCGACCGGCGAACGTCTGGTCGGTCGTTTCGCCAAGCGCCAGGCGATCACCAATCCGGAGAACACCATCTATTCGATCAAGCGCTTCATGGGTCGGCGCTTCGACGACCCGGAAGTGCAGCGCACCATCAAGCTGGTGCCCTACCAGGTCCGGCGTGCCCAGAACGGCGGTGTCGAGGTCAAGATGGGTGACCGCTGGTACACGCCACAGGAGATCTCGGCCATGATCCTGCAGAAGCTCAAGCAGGACGCCGAGGCCTACCTGGGTGAAACGGTCGACAAGGCGGTCATCACCGTGCCGGCCTACTTCGACGACAGCCAGCGGAACGCGACCAAGGACGCCGGCCGGATCGCCGGGCTGGAAGTGCTCCGCATCATCAACGAGCCTACCGCCTCGGCCCTCGCCTACGGGCTGGACAAGAAGGGCGAGGAGAAGGTGGCGGTCTACGACCTGGGTGGTGGGACCTACGACATCTCGATCCTCGACATCTCGGAAGGGGTCTTCCAGGTCCTGGCCACCAACGGCGACACCCACCTGGGTGGCGACGACTTCGACCAGCGGATCATCGACTGGCTCTGCGACGAGTTCAAGCGCGAGACCGGGATCGACCTGCGCCAGGACCGGATGGCGCTTCAGCGCCTGAAGGAAGCAGCCGAGAAGGCTAAGATCGAGCTCTCCAGCGTGCAGCAGACGGAGATCAACCTGCCGTTCATCACGGCGGACGCCACCGGACCCAAGCACCTGGTCAAGACGCTGACGCGCTCCAAGCTGGAGCAACTGGTTGCCGATCTCGTGGAGAAGACGATCCCGCCCATGGAGCAGGCGCTCAAGGACGCGGGGCTCTCGCCGCGCGACGTCGACGAGGTGGTGCTGGTCGGCGGACAGACACGGATGCCGCTCATCCAGCGCAAGGTGCAGGAGTTCTTCGGCAAGGAGCCGCACAAGGGGATCAACCCGGACGAGGTCGTGGCAATCGGCGCGGCGATCCAGGCGGGCGTCCTGGCCGGTGAGGTCAAGGAGGTCCTGCTGCTCGACGTCACGCCGCTCACACTGGCCATCGAGACGCTGGGTGGGGTGGCGACACCGATCATCCCGCGCAACACGACCATCCCGACCCGCAAGAGCCAGATCTTCACCACGGCGTCCGACAACCAGACCCAGGTGGAGATCCACGTCGTGCAGGGCGAGCGGCCGATGGCGGCCGACAACAAGACGCTCGGCCGGTTCATCCTGGACGGTATCCCGCCGGCACCGCGCGGCGTGCCGAAGATCGAAGTGACCTTCGACATCGACGCCAACGGTATCCTGACCGTCTCGGCGCGCGACCTGGCGACCGGTCGCGAGCAGAAGATCACGATCACGGCCTCGACCGGCCTGACCGAGGAAGAGATCCAGCGCATGATCCGCGAGGCGGAGGAGCACGCCGAGGAGGACCGCCGCAAGCGGGAGGCGATCGAGCTGCGCAACCAGGCCGAGGCGCTCCTCTACCAGGCCGAGAAGACGCTGAACGAGTTCTCGGACCGCATCCCGTCCGAGCTCAAGCTCGAGCTCGAGAACAAGATGCAGGCGGTGCGCGAAATCGTCGAGCGCGATCCGATGAACACGGCGCGCCTGCGCCCGGCCTACGACGAGCTGGCGCGGACCCTCTCCCAGGTCGGCGCCCGCATGTACGAGCAGGCCGGCGCGACGGCCTCAACCGGGCCGGACGGCGGTGGGCGCACGAGCGGTGCGCCCGGCGAGGAGACGGTCGAGGGCGAGTACCGCGAGGTGTGA